Genomic DNA from Candidatus Sulfurimonas marisnigri:
AAGTTTTTCCAAGGACTGAACTTCCTCTTTATTTTGTGGTTGAACTCCACCCTCGCCTTGAACAAGTTCTATCATTACAGCACATGTATGGTCATCAAGTAAACTCTCAACCTGAGCTATATTGTCAGCATAAACAAAACCATCAGGAAATGGCCCAAAATAGTTGTGCATTGACTCTTGACCTGTTGCTTTTACTGTTGTAATAGTTCGACCGTGAAATGAGTGTTGAAGAGTAATTATTTTATATCTTTTTATCTCCCCGTCTCTCTCACCAAACTTTCTAGCTATTTTAATAGCACCCTCGTTTGCCTCAGCACCACTATTTCCAAAAAAACACATCATATCGTAGCCACTTGCTTCAACTATCTTTTGTGCTGCAAGAGCTTGAGGTGCTGTATAATATAGATTTGACATGTGTGTAATATTTGAAAGTTGCTTACATATAGCACTGTTAACTCTCTCGTTCGCATGCCCAACACTCACAACTCCAATGCCTGAAGTAAAATCAATATATTTTTTGCCGTTAGAGTCAACTAATCTTGCATTTTTTCCACTTACAAACTCTACATCAGCCCTTGCATATGTAGGTAAAACATATTTTTTATCTAACTCAACTGTATCCATCTTCTCACCTCTATATTCTTAAATATACACATATTTTTATTATTTAATTTATAACAATATAATAGCACAATTATATAAACTTCTGCCAGTTTAAATAAGAAGAAAAGCACAATGTCAAGTAAGTAAATTCTTCAATTTTTTTTCTCCATACCACCATAAAAATAGTGCTGATGAGAAAATAATTATATCTAGTCCTACCCACATGGCAAATATACCAAGTCCTAAAGATGATAAAATTGTAAATACAATTATAGGTGCAATAACCTGTCTAAAGACGCTAACAGGAAAAATAGCATATGGTTTTGATATCCCTTGAAGCATTGCTATATAAATAAATATAACTACAAAGCCATAAGAAGCAAGTCCAGAAATACGTAGATATAGTGCTGTCTGTTTTATAACTTCATAATCTGATGTAAGAAGTGAAGCAAAATACTCTGCAAAAAGTAAAAAAGAGACAACACCTACTGTACTCATAACCCATCCATAGCTTACAGCTATCTTTACAGTTGGAGATATTCGTTCATAAGTTCTAGCACCGTTGTTTTGAGAGATAATTGCAAGTGTGGCAATATTGAGTCCTATTACTGGCATAAGAAAAATTTGCTCTATTCTCATTCCAATACCAAATGCGGCAACTGCTTCCTTGCCAAATGGCGCTACAAAATAAGTGATAACATACATGCCAAATGCCATCATAAACATGTTCACACTTGGTGGAAAACCCTGCTTAATAAGCTCAATCATTATTATTTTATCATATCTAAAAGCTTTAAATCCACACCATAGAGTAGTTTTTCTTACCATATAAAACAGATAAAACATAGTAATTGCTTCAGAAATGACTGTTGCTAATGCTATGCCAGCAACTCCCATATTAAAGTGTTTTATGAATATATAGTTTAATAATATATTTAAAAAAGCGGTTACAATTAGTATATTTCTAAATGACTTTGTATCACCGGTAGCATTTAGAATCGAATTAAAAAAGAAAGCTCCTATAAAAAAAAGAGCTCCATACAAAATAAGATTTATATACTCAATTGTTTCTACATAATATGATGGGTCACTCAAAGCCTCAACAAAATACGGAACACTGAGTACACCCAATAAACTCAAAAGTATAGATAGCAACAGCGCAAAAGCTATAGAGTTAAGCGCAATATTTTGTGCTTTAGGCATATCTTTCTCTCCTAAAGCATTTCCAACCAATGAAGTAACCGCTTCACTCATGCCGATAG
This window encodes:
- a CDS encoding acetylornithine/succinylornithine family transaminase; its protein translation is MDTVELDKKYVLPTYARADVEFVSGKNARLVDSNGKKYIDFTSGIGVVSVGHANERVNSAICKQLSNITHMSNLYYTAPQALAAQKIVEASGYDMMCFFGNSGAEANEGAIKIARKFGERDGEIKRYKIITLQHSFHGRTITTVKATGQESMHNYFGPFPDGFVYADNIAQVESLLDDHTCAVMIELVQGEGGVQPQNKEEVQSLEKLLKSKNILLIVDEVQTGAYRTGEFLASNVYEITPDIVTLAKGVGGGVPIGVVMTGLKEVFTYGDHGSTFGGNFLSATAACEVIDILSEYKKSGDLEITSIFFNQALEKFYSENKNLFTSKVGIGMMCGLRVKDADTLGKIIQSAKENGVMVLKAGKNTLRFLPPLTITKEEIDEGFKSLNRAISSM
- a CDS encoding MATE family efflux transporter, whose translation is MHIDLSQGVIKQHILKLALPAVVGYLFHTIFNVTDTFFAGIISTQALAALSLSASVFFMVLAIAIGMSEAVTSLVGNALGEKDMPKAQNIALNSIAFALLLSILLSLLGVLSVPYFVEALSDPSYYVETIEYINLILYGALFFIGAFFFNSILNATGDTKSFRNILIVTAFLNILLNYIFIKHFNMGVAGIALATVISEAITMFYLFYMVRKTTLWCGFKAFRYDKIIMIELIKQGFPPSVNMFMMAFGMYVITYFVAPFGKEAVAAFGIGMRIEQIFLMPVIGLNIATLAIISQNNGARTYERISPTVKIAVSYGWVMSTVGVVSFLLFAEYFASLLTSDYEVIKQTALYLRISGLASYGFVVIFIYIAMLQGISKPYAIFPVSVFRQVIAPIIVFTILSSLGLGIFAMWVGLDIIIFSSALFLWWYGEKKLKNLLT